One genomic region from Chelmon rostratus isolate fCheRos1 chromosome 11, fCheRos1.pri, whole genome shotgun sequence encodes:
- the six2a gene encoding homeobox protein SIX2a, protein MSMLPTFGFTQEQVACVCEVLQQGGNIERLGRFLWSLPACEHLHKNESVLKAKAVVAFHRGNFRELYKILESHQFSPHNHPKLQQLWLKAHYIEAEKLRGRPLGAVGKYRVRRKFPLPRSIWDGEETSYCFKEKSRSVLREWYTHNPYPSPREKRELAEATGLTTTQVSNWFKNRRQRDRAAEAKERENNENSNSHNPLTSSMNGNKSLLGSSDDDKTPSGTPDHTSPSPALLLGPNAGLQSLHGLAPPPGPSAIPVPSGADSVHHHHSLHHDTILNPMSSNLVDLGS, encoded by the exons ATGTCCATGCTTCCGACGTTTGGTTTTACGCAGGAACAAGTGGCGTGTGTCTGCGAAGTCCTCCAACAAGGGGGGAACATCGAGCGGCTGGGGCGCTTCCTCTGGTCCCTCCCGGCGTGCGAACACCTTCACAAAAACGAGAGCGTCCTCAAAGCGAAAGCCGTGGTCGCCTTCCACCGGGGGAACTTTCGAGAGCTCTACAAGATCCTGGAGAGCCACCAGTTTTCGCCGCACAACCACccgaagctgcagcagctgtggctgaAAGCGCACTACATCGAGGCGGAGAAGCTGAGAGGCCGCCCGCTCGGCGCCGTGGGGAAGTACCGCGTCCGGAGAAAGTTCCCCCTGCCCCGCTCCATTTGGGACGGAGAGGAGACAAGCTACTGCTTTAAGGAGAAGAGCAGGAGCGTACTCCGGGAGTGGTACACCCACAATCCTTACCCATCCCCGCGGGAGAAAAGAGAGCTGGCCGAGGCCACGGGACTCACCACCACGCAGGTCAGCAACTGGTTCAAAAACCGACGGCAGCGAGACCGAGCAGCGGAGGCAAAGGAAAG AGAAAACAACGAGAACAGCAACAGTCACAACCCATTGACTTCTTCCATGAATGGAAATAAATCTCTATTGGGGAGCTCGGACGACGATAAAACACCCTCGGGGACACCGGATCACACGTCTCCGAGCCCGGCCCTGCTCCTCGGCCCCAACGCCGGTTTACAGTCCCTGCACGGCCTCGCGCCCCCGCCGGGACCCAGCGCCATCCCGGTGCCGAGCGGCGCAGACTCGGTGCACCATCACCACTCATTGCACCATGACACCATACTGAACCCTATGTCTTCTAATCTAGTGGACCTTGGCTCTTAA